From Styela clava chromosome 6, kaStyClav1.hap1.2, whole genome shotgun sequence, one genomic window encodes:
- the LOC120331024 gene encoding uncharacterized protein LOC120331024, which translates to MSSTTVQLRKPRSSGASSSGNKFGRPRSWTEFNTRFHAVSVPIDLTPVPKINDDVIKRREPNEYRKIRPKSASILDGADRSLKIAGSNPAEGTARPPSPKYTSFMAPNPWRTVVPKPKSPKKSPEKSIGGNFTTKVKTQSTNYEKTIGNYDRTTNDYDVIRNARNAELADDICPQANETVGNGSNKTKNNSYETRVGHFTSLSDSESIDSAVVVSSSSSLNGTGSEKSPSRFESRTSGEFDSTSSISDKSSSDFVSKTEDQKFENINLETQATNSKEIENAAKTSSDAARQDTKLRASNFTLDLVPNVAENIPQRSKLIAENSKSTSRAKSTTLPIGKQPPPTIVISKSDEDMEFCAEDETYRFGGRNSEPKTGSYVEKSSVPSPLKSCYTPVAIYEDFVEYSDSDNSSVDENSNREMSRSNISSHLGYEGDRSTEEYTPKTTPTPRLRQSFKRTGHDDNDIIDDNNNNNQDTKGMNYDVTCGTWPRRKAKKKGDIIDVEQLMKKFLETRESHLERFKNIYADSRKRIDDVMRGLKETMTQNGYREWYPRVR; encoded by the exons ATGTCGTCAACCACAGTGCAATTACGAAAACCTCGGAGCTCGGGAGCATCATCTAGCGGAAATAAATTTGGGCGACCAAGATCATGGACAGAATTCAATACCAG attccaCGCTGTGTCGGTTCCAATCGATTTAACACCTGTTCCGAAGATAaacgatgacgtcatcaaaagac GCGAACCGAATGAATACAGGAAAATTCGGCCGAAGTCCGCTTCTATACTGGATGGAGCAGACAGAAGTTTGAAGATCGcgggttcgaatcctgccgaggGTACAGCAAGACCACCGTCACCGAAATATACATCATTTATGGCTCCTAACCCGTGGCGTACTGTGGTTCCCAAACCCAAGTCACCTAAAAAATCGCCTGAAAAGAGCATAGGGGGTAATTTTACTACGAAAGTGAAAACACAATCAACCAATTATGAAAAAACAATCGGCAATTATGACCGCACAACTAATGATTATGACGTAATAAGAAATGCAAGGAATGCTGAACTAGCAGACGATATTTGCCCTCAGGCTAATGAAACAGTCGGAAATGGAtcaaataaaacgaaaaataaCTCGTACGAGACGAGAGTTGGACACTTTACTAGTTTATCTGATTCTGAAAGCATTGATTCTGCAGTCGTTGTGTCGTCTAGTAGCAGTCTGAACGGTACCGGTTCTGAAAAGTCTCCGAGCCGTTTCGAATCTAGAACTTCAGGTGAATTCGATTCTACGAGTTCGATTTCGGATAAAAGTTCGTCCGATTTCGTAAGTAAAACAGAAGatcagaaatttgaaaatataaatctggAAACGCAAGCAACAAATTCGAAAGAAATAGAAAACGCAGCGAAAACTTCGTCTGACGCAGCAAGGCAGGATACAAAACTACGAGCAAGCAATTTTACGCTGGATTTAGTACCGAATGTTGCCGAAAACATTCCACAAAGATCAAAATTGATTgcagaaaattcaaaaagtaCCAGCAGGGCGAAAAGTACTACATTGCCGATAGGAAAGCAGCCGCCGCCGACGATTGTAATTTCCAAGTCTGACGAGGATATGGAGTTCTGTGCTGAAGATGAAACATACAGGTTCGGAGGCCGGAATTCAGAACCCAAAACCGGAAGTTACGTTGAAAAATCCTCCGTGCCTTCCCCCCTCAAATCGTGTTACACGCCGGTTGCaatttatgaagattttgtcGAATATTCGGATTCGGATAATTCTTCTGTTGATGAAAATTCGAATCGTGAAATGTCGCGGAGTAATATTAGTTCACATCTTGGTTACGAAGGAGATAGATCAACGGAAGAATACACACCGAAAACCACGCCCACTCCACGCCTCCGCCAATCATTTAAGCGAACTGGTCATGACGATAATGACATCATAGATGACAACAATAATAACAATCAGGATACCAAAGGAAtgaattatgacgtcacatgcgGAACGTGGCCCAGAAGAAAGGCTAAGAAAAAGGGAGATATCATTGATGTGGAACAGTTAATGAAAAAGTTTCTTGAAACGAGAGAATCTCATTTGgaaagattcaaaaatatttacgcAGATTCGAGAAAAAGAATAGATGACGTAATGAGGGGGTTAAAAGAAACTATGACGCAAAATGGTTACAGGGAATGGTATCCAAGGGTACGTTGA